Proteins found in one Eriocheir sinensis breed Jianghai 21 chromosome 14, ASM2467909v1, whole genome shotgun sequence genomic segment:
- the LOC126998326 gene encoding uncharacterized protein LOC126998326 has protein sequence MLSKDRSSSIHTFFYPLHSHNTHLFPKFKFQNDVQQPILGVPPWRGVGTDSPWEDYPSGCRPDRCLDNSLSLFLRNFCNIRGLPSNFHSVEHHFSSSKSHLLFLTETHVSEATDSNLYSVPSYYLYPRFQSKAGCCVYVRSDITCSRAHNLDSPKFSTIWLRLHCHSLTKYICAVYISPSSTSYVEFFDYLNSKMETHSPFAEISILGGFNVHHQLWLSSSFTDQPGEQAYNFALLNDLEQLVQHHTSIPDRLGDRPNILDLFLTSNPSTYSVKLFSPLGFSDHNLISVSCPIAPVHPLDPPKRRCFWHFASAGRDDLGMYFSDFPWNDYCFQERPLCVCPAHHRGDCLWNEGIHST, from the coding sequence atgctctctaaagacagatcctcttctatccacacATTCTTCTAtccactacattcacacaacacacatcttttcccaaaattcaaatttcaaaatgacgTTCAACAACCAATCCTCGGAGTCCCCCCCTGGAGGGGGGTTGGCACAGATTCCCCCTGGGAGGActacccttctggctgccgacctgacaggtgtcttgataactccttgaGCCTTTTTCTTcgcaatttctgcaacattcgcggtcttccttctaattttcattctgtggaacaccatttctcctcctctaaatctcaccttctcttcctcaccgaaacacatgtttctgaggctactgacagtaatctctactctgttccctcctactatctctatcctagatttcaatccaaagctggatgctgcgtctacgtgcgcagcgacatcacttgctctcgtgcccacaaccttgactctcctaaattttccaccatctggctaagacttcattgtcattctcttactaaatatatctgtgctgtttatatctcacctAGCTCTACTAGCTATGTagaattctttgactatttgaactctaaaatggagacccactctccctttgctgaaatctccatcttgggaggtttcaatgttcaccaccagctttggctttcatcctctttcactgaccagcctggtgaacaagcctacaactttgctcttctcaacgacctagagcagttggttcagcaccatacaagtattcccgaccgtcttggagacagacctaacatactagacctcttccttacctctaacccttctacttactctgtcaaactgttctctccgttgggcttttccgatcacaaccttatttctgtatcctgtcctatcgctcctgtacatcctctggacccaccgaaaaggcgatgcttttggcattttgcttcagctggGCGAGACGACCtggggatgtacttttccgatttcccgtggaatgattactgcttccaggagagacccctctgtgtgtgcccagcgcatcacagaggtgattgtctctggaatgaaggcatacattccacgtaa